GGCGCCCGACGGGGAAGGCGGCCGCGACGCTGCCGCCGGCCCGGGCCGCTGACGATCCCGAGCGGGTCGAGGACGCCAAGGACGCCTTCAAGCAGCTGCGCACGCAGTTCGCCGACGTGGTCAGCATCCAGACGGCGCGCCTCGAGCAGGCGCTCGTGACCGGTCGCGTCTGGACCGCCGACGACCACGCCGCGTTCGTGCTGCGCCACCCGGTCATGGGCACCCTCGTGCGGGCGTTGGTCTGGCGCGTCGAGGGACCGGACGGCGTCGCGCTGGTGCGGGTGGACGAGGGGGAGTACCTCACGGTCGACGGCGATCCGTTCGAGCCGGCCCCGGGCGCCACCTTCGCGCTCGCCCACCCCCTCGACGTGGACGAGCCGACCCGCGCGGCCTGGCAGCAGCACCTCCTCGACCACGACCTGCAGCCGCCCGTCGAGCAGCTCACGCGCGAGGTGCGGAGGCTGCCGGACGGCCAGAGCGGGGTCGACCTCGCCGACCTGCCGGCCGGCGCGCTCCCCCCGACGACCCTGCTCGGCGTGGTGCAGAAGCAGGGCTGGCGCCAGGCGGCCGTGACGACACGAGCGCTGAGGGAGCTCTTCGTGCTGGCCTTCCCGCCGCTCGGGGTGACCGCGCTCCTCCAGGTGACGGGACTGGCGCCCGGGCGCGTGCAGGACTCCGACGTGCAGGAGGTACGGCGCGTGGTCGTCGCGCCGATCGGTGCGGTGGGACCGGAGACCGAGGAGATCGACGAGCAGCTCGCTGCGTCGCTGCTCGATTGGCGGAAGGTGCCGCCGCGGGTGGTGTCGGAGGTGCGCCGCTCGCTGGACGCGTTGGCGACGCGGATGGAGGCCTGACCCCCCCGGGGGTCGTGGTGCGAGGCCACCACTTTCCGCAGGCCTCACACCACGACCGGGGACGACGGGTGGCGGAGGAGGGGTCAGGGCATCCGCAGGACGCCGAGCCCCTTGTAGAGGTCCACGCGCTCGATGGTCGCGCCGGGCTCCGACTCGGCCCAGCGCTCGCCGGTGGTGCGTTCGTCGGAGCGGTCGTAGTCGTCCATGAGCACCAGGGCGCCCGGGGCCAGGCGGTCGCGCATGACCGGGAACGCCGGGTAGCGCGCCTCGGGGCCACCCGATCCCGGCGGGCCGTCGACGATCATGAGGTCGATCGGGGGCAGGTCGCCGATGGCCGCCGCGTCGTACCACTGCGGCTCGTGGCCCGCCACGGGCGAGTCGACGAGCGGCGCGATGCGCACCTCGGCGACGTCGGCGACGCCGGCCTCCTCGAGGGTGCGCTGCGTCTGGCCGCCGTAGTAGGCGTCGTGGTCGACGGAGATGATGCGGGTCGGCAGGCCGTACTGCTTCGCGACGAGACCCATGAGCAGCGTTGACGAGCCGGAGCCGAACTCCAGCACCGTCGCCGGGCGGCGGGTGCGGAGCAGGTCGACCAGGTAGAGCAGCAGGTCCGGCGACGCGGCGAAGCCGCTGAGACCGGGCAGGGGCCGCTCGATGCGCACCGCGTCGAAGAGCTGCAGGAGCGCCTGGGTCTGGCGGGTCGTGCCGACGTTCTCCGCCGTCAGCATCTTCTGCACCTCGTCGAGGGCCGCGGCGCGCACGCGGTGGAGCTCGGCCCGCTCGGCCTTCGCGGAGTCGGCGACGGCGCCGCGCACGAGGTCGGTCGTGCGGATCGCGTTCTTCTCGACGGACTCGCGGAGACCGTCGGTGCGCGCCTTGAGGAGCGTCACCACCGTCTCGGTGCCCGCCCCGACGTGGCGGTCGTTGACCGCCAGCCGGCCGGCCACACCGTGCAGGGCGCCGAGCAGCACGGCCTGCACCGTCAGCACCGCCCCGATGCCGAGGCCGACCAGCCAGGCACCCTCGAGGTCCACCACCGCCGCCGCGAGGAGCGGCAGCCCGACGAGCCCGAGCAGGGCGGTCAGGGCGACGAGGGGACGTCCCCGTCGGGGCAGGAGCGTGCTCAGTGGCGTGCGTGACGTCATGGGCAGGAATGTATCCAGACCCGCCGACGGTGTGGGGCAGCGGC
This Nocardioides alkalitolerans DNA region includes the following protein-coding sequences:
- a CDS encoding class I SAM-dependent methyltransferase; translated protein: MTSRTPLSTLLPRRGRPLVALTALLGLVGLPLLAAAVVDLEGAWLVGLGIGAVLTVQAVLLGALHGVAGRLAVNDRHVGAGTETVVTLLKARTDGLRESVEKNAIRTTDLVRGAVADSAKAERAELHRVRAAALDEVQKMLTAENVGTTRQTQALLQLFDAVRIERPLPGLSGFAASPDLLLYLVDLLRTRRPATVLEFGSGSSTLLMGLVAKQYGLPTRIISVDHDAYYGGQTQRTLEEAGVADVAEVRIAPLVDSPVAGHEPQWYDAAAIGDLPPIDLMIVDGPPGSGGPEARYPAFPVMRDRLAPGALVLMDDYDRSDERTTGERWAESEPGATIERVDLYKGLGVLRMP